CCTGGTGGGGGCAAAAGCGGTTCAGAATATTGTGCTTATAATCCTGTTTTCCTCATCAATCCTGAAGCACTTTCCAAGGAATGCCTCTGTAACAAGAATGTTCGTCTTAAGGTGCTCTGTGATTTTTGAAATTCTCATCATGCCCCCGAAAAGCCCGAGGAACGGGATTAGCTGGTCTGAAAGGTGGGAGTCAACGCAGCCATTAGCGTCAATCTCAGAAAGGAGAGAATTCACGCACTCAACTGCAACATCCTCGGCGGGCTTGCCCTGCTTTCCGAGCGAATCTGCGCCGAGGATTATCGGATGCTCTGAATTGAAATCATTTGAGCTCCTGTGCTCTGAGAAAAATGCAAACAGGGAAAGTCCGGAACCAATGCTCTCTGAATTTGAGTATTCCTTTTTTATCTGAATCGGCTGCCCGAGCTTTTTCAGCTGCAGAACTGCAATCTCAGCCTGCCTCTCACACACCCTTGCTGATTCAAGCGCAGATGAGGCATGTGAAACCCCTTTTATGCACACAAGGTTTCCCCTTTCCACAAGCTCAAACCTCTCAAGGCGCCTAACCCTTTCCAGAAAGGAATTGAAATCAGGGAATTCAGAAAGGCTTATTCTCGGGCTGATTTCTGCCTCAACAATACCGCCGCCTTTTGGGTAATAGCCGCGCTTTACGAGCCGAAGCTCAATTCCGCAATGCCTTCTTATCTGAGGAGCAAGAACGCTATTGAAATAGTCAAATGGAATTGACCAGGAAACATCTGTGCCCCCTTTTATTGTGATTCTTGTTTTTTCCCGGGCAAACATGAGCGCCGGAAGAACTGCCTGAAGAAGAAGGGTGATTGAGCCTGCTGTTCCAATGTCAACAGTAAGATTGAATTTGTTTATTTCGCTTGGGAAGAAAGTAATTGATGGAGAGCCCTCAAACATATTCTGGCACTTGCACTCCGAAACCTGCATTAATGCCTTTATTGCATGAAGATGCTGCGCCTTAAGCCCGGGCTCTTTCCTGTTGCTCCTGATGTTAACCA
This genomic stretch from Candidatus Woesearchaeota archaeon harbors:
- the rtcA gene encoding RNA 3'-terminal phosphate cyclase, which gives rise to MEILSIDGSMGEGGGQILRTALSLSMLTKKSFQMVNIRSNRKEPGLKAQHLHAIKALMQVSECKCQNMFEGSPSITFFPSEINKFNLTVDIGTAGSITLLLQAVLPALMFAREKTRITIKGGTDVSWSIPFDYFNSVLAPQIRRHCGIELRLVKRGYYPKGGGIVEAEISPRISLSEFPDFNSFLERVRRLERFELVERGNLVCIKGVSHASSALESARVCERQAEIAVLQLKKLGQPIQIKKEYSNSESIGSGLSLFAFFSEHRSSNDFNSEHPIILGADSLGKQGKPAEDVAVECVNSLLSEIDANGCVDSHLSDQLIPFLGLFGGMMRISKITEHLKTNILVTEAFLGKCFRIDEENRIISTIF